One genomic segment of Bacteroides caccae includes these proteins:
- the mutA gene encoding methylmalonyl-CoA mutase small subunit, translating into MADKKEKLFSDFSPVSTEQWMEKVTADLKGADFEKKLVWKTNEGFKVKPFYRMEDLEGLKTTDALPGEFPYLRGTKKDNNEWLVRQEIKVECPKEANEKALDILNKGVDSLSFHVKAKELNAEYLETLLNGIQAECVELNFSTCQGHVVELANLLVAYFRKKDYDVKKLKGSINYDFFNKMLTRGKEKGDMVQTAKALIEAIQPLPFYRVLNVNALSLNNAGAYISQELGYALAWGNEYMSQLTDAGVPAAIVAKKIKFNFGISSNYFLEIAKFRAARLLWANIVASYNPECLRDCDNKGANGECRCAAKMAVHAETSTFNLTLFDAHVNLLRTQTEAMSAALGGVDSMTVTPFDKTYETPDEFSERLARNQQLLLKEESHFDKVIDPAAGSYYIENLTISIAQQAWNLFLSVEEAGGFYVALKAGTVQAAVNESNKARHKAVAQRREVLLGTNQFPNFNEKAGDKQPVEAKCCCGGKDHTCEKDVDTLVFDRAASEFEALRLETEASGKRPKAFMLTIGNLAMRQARAQYSCNFLACAGYEVVDNLGFETVEAGVEAAMAAKADIVVICSSDDEYAEYAIPAFKALDGRAMFIVAGAPACMDELKAAGIENFIHVRVNVLDTLKEFNAKLLK; encoded by the coding sequence ATGGCAGACAAAAAAGAAAAACTCTTCTCAGACTTTTCTCCTGTCTCCACCGAACAATGGATGGAGAAGGTTACAGCCGACTTGAAAGGTGCTGATTTTGAGAAGAAGCTCGTTTGGAAGACGAACGAAGGATTCAAAGTGAAACCTTTCTACCGGATGGAGGACCTGGAAGGGTTGAAGACGACAGACGCACTTCCCGGAGAATTCCCTTATTTAAGAGGAACCAAGAAGGACAACAATGAATGGCTGGTACGTCAGGAAATCAAAGTGGAATGTCCTAAAGAGGCCAATGAGAAAGCACTGGATATCCTGAACAAAGGTGTCGATTCACTTTCTTTCCATGTAAAGGCAAAAGAACTCAATGCGGAATATCTTGAGACTCTGTTGAATGGTATTCAAGCTGAGTGTGTTGAACTGAACTTCTCTACTTGTCAGGGACACGTTGTTGAACTGGCTAATCTGCTGGTAGCTTATTTCCGGAAGAAGGATTATGACGTGAAGAAGCTGAAAGGCTCTATCAACTATGATTTCTTCAACAAAATGCTGACCCGCGGCAAGGAAAAGGGTGATATGGTGCAAACTGCTAAAGCACTGATTGAAGCTATCCAACCGCTTCCTTTCTACCGCGTACTGAATGTGAACGCATTATCGCTGAACAATGCCGGAGCTTATATTTCTCAGGAATTGGGGTATGCACTGGCTTGGGGTAATGAATACATGAGCCAACTGACCGATGCCGGTGTTCCTGCTGCTATAGTGGCTAAAAAAATCAAATTCAACTTCGGTATCAGTTCCAACTATTTCCTTGAAATTGCTAAATTCCGTGCAGCACGTCTGTTGTGGGCGAATATTGTAGCTTCTTACAATCCGGAATGTTTGCGCGACTGTGATAACAAAGGTGCTAACGGTGAATGTCGTTGCGCGGCAAAAATGGCGGTTCATGCCGAAACTTCCACTTTCAATCTGACTTTGTTTGATGCACACGTGAACCTGCTCCGTACACAGACTGAAGCGATGAGCGCTGCATTAGGTGGTGTGGATTCTATGACAGTGACTCCGTTTGACAAGACATACGAGACTCCGGATGAATTCTCCGAACGTCTGGCACGCAATCAACAACTGTTGCTGAAGGAAGAATCTCATTTCGATAAAGTAATTGACCCAGCTGCCGGCTCTTATTATATTGAAAACCTGACAATTTCTATTGCACAGCAAGCATGGAACTTGTTCCTGTCTGTAGAAGAAGCCGGTGGTTTCTATGTAGCATTGAAGGCGGGGACTGTTCAGGCTGCTGTCAACGAAAGTAATAAAGCCCGTCATAAAGCGGTGGCCCAACGTCGTGAAGTATTGCTGGGTACTAACCAATTCCCGAACTTCAATGAAAAGGCCGGAGATAAGCAACCGGTTGAAGCAAAATGCTGCTGTGGTGGAAAAGACCATACTTGTGAGAAAGACGTGGATACATTGGTATTCGACCGTGCTGCCAGCGAGTTTGAAGCATTGCGTCTCGAAACGGAAGCATCCGGCAAACGTCCGAAAGCATTCATGCTGACTATCGGTAATCTGGCTATGCGTCAGGCACGTGCGCAGTACTCTTGCAACTTCCTGGCTTGTGCCGGTTATGAAGTGGTTGATAATCTCGGATTTGAAACGGTAGAAGCCGGAGTAGAAGCAGCTATGGCTGCCAAAGCTGATATTGTCGTAATCTGTTCAAGTGATGATGAATATGCGGAATATGCAATTCCTGCATTCAAGGCATTGGACGGCCGCGCTATGTTTATCGTTGCCGGTGCTCCTGCTTGTATGGACGAACTGAAAGCAGCGGGTATCGAAAACTTCATCCATGTCCGTGTCAACGTACTGGATACCTTGAAAGAGTTTAACGCCAAACTATTGAAGTAA